The following are encoded together in the Equus quagga isolate Etosha38 chromosome 1, UCLA_HA_Equagga_1.0, whole genome shotgun sequence genome:
- the LOC124249258 gene encoding olfactory receptor 13C2-like, whose translation MEWDNQTILEEFFLKGLSGYPRLELLFSVLILIMYVVILLGNGTLILISILDSHLHTPMYFFLGNLSFLDICYTTTSMPSMLVSFLSERKTISFTGCAVQMFLGLAMGTTECVLLGMMAFDRYVAICNPLRYPVIMSKESYVPMAAGSWIIGVINSAVQTVFVVQLPFCRNNVINHFSCEILAVMKLACADISGNEFIMLVATTLFISTPLLLIIISYTLIIVSILKIRSSEGRSKVFSTCSAHLTVVIIFYGTILFMYMKPKSKETLNSGDVDANDKFISMFYGIITPMVNPLIYSLRNKDVKEAVKHLLRRKVFNK comes from the coding sequence atggaatGGGACAACCAAACCATTCTGGAGGAATTTTTCCTGAAGGGGCTTTCTGGGTACCCAAGGCTTGAGCTACTTTTTTCTGTGCTTATCTTAATAATGTATGTGGTCATCCTTCTGGGCAATGGCACCCTTATTTTAATCAGCATCTTGGACTCCCACCTTCACACTCCTATGTACTTCTTCCTGGGGAACCTCTCCTTCTTAGACATCTGCTACACCACCACCTCCATGCCCTCCATGCTGGTGAGCTTTCTCTCCGAAAGAAAGACTATCTCCTTTACTGGCTGTGCAGTGCAGATGTTCCTTGGCTTGGCCATGGGGACAACAGAGTGTGTGCTCCTGGGCATGATGGCCTTTGACCGATATGTGGCTATCTGCAACCCTCTGAGATACCCTGTCATCATGAGCAAGGAATCCTATGTGCCCATGGCAGCTGGGTCCTGGATCATAGGAGTTATCAACTCTGCAGTACAAACTGTGTTTGTAGTACAATTGCCTTTCTGTAGGAATAATGTCATCAACCATTTCTCCTGTGAAATTCTGGCTGTCATGAAATTGGCCTGTGCTGACATCTCAGGTAATGAGTTCATCATGCTTGTGGCCACGACATTATTCATATCGACCCCGCTGTTGTTAATTATTATCTCTTATACATTAATCATTGTCAGCATCCTCAAAATTCGCTCTTCTGAGGGGAGAAGCAAAGTCTTCTCTACCTGCTCAGCCCACCTGACTGTGGTGATAATATTCTATGGAACCATTCTCTTCATGTACATGAAGCCCAAGTCTAAAGAGACACTTAATTCAGGTGACGTGGATGCCAATGACAAATTTATATCCATGTTCTATGGGATTATTACGCCTATGGTGAATCCTTTAATCTACAGTCTTaggaacaaggatgtgaaggagGCAGTAAAACATCTACTGAGAAGAAAAGTTTTCAACAAGTAA
- the LOC124251304 gene encoding olfactory receptor 13D1-like: MEKTNWTEIEFILQGLSEYPRAEKLLFVMCLVIYLVILLGNSTLIILTLLDSRLHTPMYFFLSNLSFLDICYTSASLPAMLIHFLSKKKTISFTRCVVQMSVSYMMASTECVLLAVMAYDRYGAICNPLTYPVIMSKTLCIQMASFSWGLGFLNSLVQTLLAIRLPFCGKNVFNHFVCEMLAFVKLACADISLNEITLMLDNVIFLLFPLLLICISYIFILSIVLRINSVEGRKKAFSTCSAHVTVVIMFYGTILFMYMKPKSKASAVDKLIALFYGAVIPMLNPIIYSLRNTEVHGAMRKLVSRHWFWRKG, encoded by the coding sequence atggaaaagacCAATTGGACGGAGATTGAGTTCATTCTGCAGGGACTTTCTGAGTACCCTAGAGCTGAAAAACTCCTTTTTGTGATGTGTTTGGTGATATACCTCGTCATACTCTTGGGCAACAGCACCTTGATCATCCTAACTCTCTTGGATTCCCgcctccacacacccatgtacttcttccttagTAATCTTTCCTTCTTAGACATTTGTTACACTTCTGCCTCTCTCCCCGCAATGCTGATACACTTCCTATCCAAGAAAAAAACCATCTCCTTCACTAGATGTGTTGTTCAGATGTCTGTCTCCTACATGATGGCATCCACAGAGTGTGTGCTCCTAGCAGTGATGGCATATGACCGTTACGGGGCCATCTGCAACCCTCTGACATACCCCGTCATCATGAGCAAGACCCTTTGCATTCAGATGGCATCTTTCTCCTGGGGATTGGGCTTTCTCAACTCATTGGTACAAACTCTTCTTGCAATACGGTTGCCCTTTTGtggaaaaaatgtctttaatcattttgtttGTGAAATGTTGGCCTTTGTCAAGCTGGCTTGTGCAGATATTTCCTTGAATGAGATTACTCTAATGTTGGATAAtgtaatatttttgctttttccattacTGTTGATTTGTATCTCCTACATTTTCATCCTTTCTATTGTGCTAAGAATCAATtcagtggaaggaagaaaaaaggcctTTTCCACCTGCTCAGCCCATGTGACAGTGGTGATTATGTTTTATGGGACAATCCTCTTCATGTACATGAAACCAAAGTCCAAAGCCTCTGCTGTTGACAAACTGATTGCTCTGTTCTATGGAGCAGTCATACCCATGCTCAATCCtatcatctacagcctgaggaataCAGAGGTGCATGGAGCTATGAGAAAATTGGTGAGTAGACACTGGTTCTGGAGGAAAGGCTGA